From the SAR324 cluster bacterium genome, one window contains:
- a CDS encoding ATP-binding protein, producing the protein MTHEFSCDFMLLVAMNPFPCRFHGSPVESQPCRFSPNLVQKYRSKISGPLLDQIDLHLQVPIVYPSVGDQRRGESSAVIRQLVKEGGLVQEQQFLDSSTRSNAGMSRRELGDFATPSPAALKLLEQAMQRMQLSARAYDRILEVARTIADLVGVETIDTPHLAEAVQYRGLDRPLPV; encoded by the coding sequence ATGACTCATGAGTTTTCCTGTGACTTCATGCTGCTGGTGGCAATGAATCCTTTTCCCTGCAGATTCCACGGGAGTCCTGTGGAGAGTCAGCCCTGTCGCTTTTCCCCAAACCTGGTGCAAAAGTATCGCTCAAAAATTTCTGGACCTCTCCTTGACCAGATCGATCTTCACCTGCAGGTACCGATTGTTTACCCGAGTGTGGGGGATCAACGGCGCGGGGAATCCTCTGCTGTGATTCGACAACTTGTAAAGGAAGGAGGCCTAGTCCAGGAACAACAGTTCCTCGATAGTTCCACCCGATCCAATGCAGGGATGAGTCGTCGTGAACTGGGGGATTTTGCGACACCGTCACCTGCAGCCTTGAAATTACTGGAGCAAGCCATGCAGCGAATGCAACTCAGTGCCAGGGCCTATGATCGAATCCTCGAGGTAGCTCGCACGATTGCTGATCTCGTTGGAGTGGAGACAATTGATACACCTCATCTGGCGGAAGCTGTTCAGTACCGAGGATTGGATCGGCCCCTCCCTGTGTGA